The nucleotide sequence GCGGACCGCCTTGCGATGTCATGCGGCTTCCCACTCGTTTCATCTTCCAAGTGAACGCGCTCCTTTCGGGGCAACCGCCGGAGCGTCCGTACGTGGTCCAGCCATTCACGGCGTCTTCCGTGCGCTCGAAAGATGCCCTGAATGGCTGGACTACGTGCGGGAAAATCCCCGTGGATCATGCGATGACATGGTGTCCCGGAATTGAGAGTCACCTCATTTGCCGGGAACTGTGATGGGATTGAAACGCGAGGTCGACGGGCGCCCGGGATTTTCCATCATTCAGCCCGCTCGACATGCCGGACAGGTCGCCCGTAGTGCGACCCTCCGAACGCGTCTTTTCGTAATCTTAGCGATTGTCCATTTCGCCTCGAAGCCACGGGCGGAAATCAGAGATCTCCGTTGGCGACGAATCCCACCTTGCGGATGATTTCCTGACCGGCGGGGGATTTGATGAATTCAAGGAAGGCTTGGGTTTCGGCGTTCGGCTTCTCCAAGGTGTAGAGGTAGCATTCGCGGGCGTAAACGTAGGTCTTGGCATTTTTCGCAATCGGGGCGATTCCGTCGATGGGGAGCGCCTTGATGCCCGTGGCCTTGGCGTAGGCGAGGCCGACGTAGCCGATGCCGTTCTTGTTGGCGGAGACTTCCTTCACGATCTGTTCGTTGCCGGCGAGCTTCTGCGAGCTCGACGGATAGTCGCGGCCGCCCATCGCCAGCGACTGCCAGTCCTTGTAAGTGCCGGAGGAGGTGTTCCGGGTGTAAACCGAGATTTTTCCCGGGGTGCCGCCGACTTCCGACCAGTCGCTGGACTGGCCGGTGAAGATCTTGGCGATCTGGTCCTTGGTGACTTTCGAGAGGGGGTTGTTCTTGTTCACGATCACCGCCAGCATGTCGTGGCAGACCGCGATTTCCTGCAGCGCCATGCCCTTCGAGCGGGCGGAGGTCGCCTCGTCCTCCTTGATCTTGCGGGAGGACATGCCGATCTGGGCGGTGCCGTTCGCCAGTGCGGGGAACGCCGTGGAGGAACCTTCCGCAGCGATTTCGAAATTGATGCCGGACTTGCCGGAGGCTTTGAAAGCTTCCGCGAGCTGGGGAACCAGCTTGGCTCCCAGAGTGTCGGAGCCCTTGATGCTGATGGTCTGGGCGCCTGCGACGGATACCAGTGCCGCGGTGATGGAAATGAGGATGTTCTTCATGATCTGACCAATGTTCTTCACTCCTGAACATCCTCAAAATTTAATCCGTGACGGAATTGTCACAATGTCCCTCCGCAAAAAAACCACCCGGGGCCGAAGCCCGCGGGTGGTTGAAATCTTACGGAAGGGAGGGAGATTATCCGTTCGCGCGACCGGTGTAGGAGTTGTCCTCGGTCTTCACGTTGATCCTCTCACCGACGTTGATGAAGAGAGGGACTTGGACGACCAGACCGGTCTCCATGACCGCAGGCTTGTAAACGTTGTTCGCGGAATCGCCTTTGACGCCTTCCGAGGACTCGGCCACGGTCATCACCATGGTGAGTGGCAGATCCACGGCCACGACGATGCCGTCCGCGACCATGAGGTTGTAGAGCTGGCCTTCGATGAGGTAGTTCTTCACTCCTTCGATGAGGTCCTCATAAACCACGGCGTCCTCGTAGGTGTTCGGGTCGAGGAAGTGGTACCCGCTGCTGTCCTTGTAGGAGTATTCGTGCGGGGTGCGCTCGAGGATCACGCCCTCGATGCTGTCGTTCGAAGTCATGCGGAGGTTGAAAACCTTCTTGGTCGCGACACTGCGGATGGACATCTGCACATACGACGCCATGCGCGGAGGAGTCTTGAGTTCGTGGTCGATCACGAGACAGACTTCGTTGTTGTGGCGGACGGCGTGTCCCTTGCGGAGGTTGATGATGGGTGTGCTAGCCATGATTTGTGGGTGGGGGATAGGCCGCGCCGCCCTTCGAGGCAAGCACGGAGTTGAGGATTGTGGCGTCGCGGCGTCTCTGTCGCGACTGATTCTGATGCGATTCCGCAGGTTTGTCTCAGTCCTGCTGCTCCTTGATCCAGTGGACGATCTTGTTGTCCTCGTTCCCGGAAGCCCACAGATGGCGGAGGAAATCGGCCGGGTGGATGTCACCGTGTTTCTTGAGGAAATTCCGGTCTCCACCGCATCCGAACATGAGGTCCGGATCAAGCTCGCCATGGAGCTTGGCCCGGCCCTTCGCGAGGATGCGCGGCAGGTAGGCCATTCCTTCCAGTTCCTCGCCGAACGTCGGGATGTCGTCGCGCGTCAGTTCCTTGTCACTTGGAATGCCTTTCTGCACGGTATGGAAATAGTCGCGGCGGACGGCGGCGACGAGCAGGGCGGTGGAGATCGTCGGCTCTCCCTCGCTGCCGAAGTCCTCGACGAAGTCGAAAAATTCACGAGGCTTGCAGCCGATGCTCGCGAGGAATCTGGCTTCCTCGCAGCTGTAGTATTTTTCGAAGTCGGTGTCGCCCTCCTGGTATTTCGCGAGACAGCGGTCGAAGAGGGCGAGAAATTGGTCGTTCCAGGTCATGGTGGTAGTAGAAGGGGGAAATCAGTCCTCCGCATGCTTTTTCTTCACACATGGCGCGATCGCGTCAATGGCGGCCAACAGTCCTTCATCAGGCATCGGGGATCTGAGCGCGTCGAGCGAATCATCAAGCTGCGCGACCGTGCGGGCACCGATGATCGATGAGGTGACGGCAGGGGAGCGCAGCGACCACTGGATGGCGAGATGGTTCAACGGCGTGCCATGCGCCGCCGCGAGATCGCCCAGCGCGCGGATTTTCTCCTGCTGCGCCACGACCTGCTCGGCTTGGAGGAATCCCTCCGAGCGGGCGGCGCGCGAACCCTCGGGGATGCCCGCCACATATTTCGGCGTCAGCATGCCCTGCGCCAGCGGGCTGAAAACGACGCAGCCGATTCCTTCCTCCAGCAGGTAGTCCAGGATACCCTCGGTTTCCGGCCAGCGGTTGAGGATCGAGTAAGGCGGTTGATAAATGAGGCAGCGGATGCCCATGTCCTTGAGAATTTTCACCGCCTTCTTCAAACGCTTGAGCGGATACTTCGAGAGTCCCACATAGAGTGCCCTGCCGCTGTGAACCGCCGTGGCGAGCGCGGACATCGTTTCCTCCAAACGGGTGTTTGGATCCGGACAGTGTGAGTAGAAGATGTCCACGTAGTTCTGACGCAACCGTTTCAACGACTGGTCGAGCGAAGCCAGCAGGTGCTTGCGCGATCCGGCCTGTCCGTAGGGTCCGCTCCACATGTCATGGCCGGCCTTGGTGGTGATGACCAGTTCGTCGCGATGGCTGGCGAAGTCCTCCACCAGGATGCGGCCCACGTTCTCTTCGGCGGATCCCGGAGGCGGACCGTAATTGTTGGCGAGGTCGAAATGGGTGACGCCCCGGTCGAACGCCCGGCGCATGATCCTGCGCGCTTCCTCGAAGTCGTCCACGTGGCCGAAGTTGTGCCAAAATCCGAGGGAAATTTCCGGAAGCAGAAGTCCCGAATCACCGCAACGCCGGTAAGGCATGCGGCCATCATAGCGCGCTGGATCAAACATGGCCGGTAAGCTGTCCGCATTTCCGACGATTGCCAAGCTCAAGAGAGCGTCGGATGTTAGGAATTTTCCACCGCTTGACGGGCACGGTGCGAGGGCAAAGCCTGGCGGCAGGGACTGATGGCGGAGAGGGTGGGATTCGAACCCACGTTAGGTTTCCCTAAGCCGGTTTTCAAGACCGGAGCCATAAACCACTCGACCACCTCTCCTGATGCGATGTCGCGGGAGGGGTATGAATGGCCACCGCATGGGTTTCAAGAAAAACTCTGTAGGAAATGAAGATCATTCCAAGGCCTTGAGGTAGGCATTGCGGAGGGCGATGCTTTCAAGATTCTTCCGGTAGGTGAGGGGGGCCGTGTGCTCCGCCTTATCGCGGAGGATCAGGCTGTCGTTTTCCAGCGTTTCCAAGCGCGCCTGCTCGATGGAGATGCGGATGTCGAGAGCAGCGAGTGTCGCCTGAAGTTCTTCGGTGATTGCAGGAGAGGTCGATCGCATCAAATGCTCGCTCAGTTCCAAACGATCAGATCTTTTTATGTTTAAAGCATCCGATTGAATCGCAATTGCTGCCGCGGCCTGTGTGTAGTTGTTTTGATCCTCGTCGGCGACGAGGGAGGTCTCTTCGGCTTCCCTACGAGTGATTAAAGCTTTCGTATTGATTGTGGCGGCGGACCAGCGCTTTTGATTAAGTTTTAATGAATTTATGGATGTTTTTATATTTTCGTAAGCAGTAGTGGAAGAGGTGAGAAGTTTTTCGGAGGCTTCAACGTTGCCGCGGTTTTGAACGATCGTTTGTTCTGCGGGCTGAATCTTTGAGGAGGCTTCATTAACCAGTTTTCCGGCTTCTTCCGAAGTGGTCTGGGAAGCGGTAATTTGGGCTGTTTTATGCGCTTCAATCAATCGTTTGAGTTCGTTTTCTGACTCGCTGAGCGTATTTCTCGCCGCATCTCTGGCAGCGGTTTTTTCTGCGAGGTCTTTTTCGGATTCGGTGAGTTTTTGTTCCTGGTTGTTTATGGTTGAAGCGATTGTTTGAATTCGCGTCTCAATCAGTGAGGGGTTGTTTTTGATCTCGGTTAGCTTCTTTGAATCGGATGTTTGAAATGATTGTATGTTTCCGAGAGCGTCCCCGACAAACGCTTGTTTGCCTTCGAAATCAAGAGCGATGGCAGTGGGGAGGGCGGGGAGGTTTTGAACGAGATCGCGGGCGTGGCTGAAGTCCGGTTTCCAGAATTTGACCTTCATGTCGCGACCCGCGGAGACGGATGAGCCATCGCGGGCGAAGGCGAATGCAGTGACGCCACCGGGATGGGCGTCGATTTTTTTCACCTCGCTCCCGCCGTTCATTTCCCAAAACCGGAGGGTGCCGTCTTCGGATGCGGTGGCGAGAATGTTGGAGTCCGCGCGAAAGGCGGTGGCGGAGATGGCGGCCTGATGGGCGCGCAGGCTGTGGAATTCATTTCCGGATTCGCTCTCCCAGACGAAAACCCCGCCATTGCGGTCTCCGCTGGCGAGGAGCACGCCGTCGGACGAAAGATCGAGCGCGGTGATCCAGTCGGTATGTTTCTTGATGGATTTGACCAGCTCCCCGGTGCCGGTATTCCAGATTTTCAGCAGCCGGGATGGACCGCCGGTGGCGACAATGTCGAATCCGGGCCGGATGTCGGCGGCGAGGATGCTGTCGAATTCCTTGGCAGCGGTGAGCAGTCGGCTGCCGTTCGTGATGTCAAAGGTGATGGTGACTCCGGATTTGCCCGGCACTCCGCCTCCGACGATCAGGTAACGGCCGTCCGGAGTGAATGCCAGCGAGACAGGATCTCCTTCCGGAAAGGGGAGGATACCGGCAAGTTCGAGGCTGTCGGTATGGTAGAGCAGCACCTGGCGCTGCCCCGTGGCGGCCAGTAGCGGTGCCCAAGGAGAGCAGGCGAGCGCATGAACGGCCGCCGGGCGTGCGGTGATCACCGGTGGCTCGAGAAGCAGGTGCTCCGGCATGGGGGGCGGGCCGTCCGGTTTTGCGGCGGGATCGGACCGCAAGGTTGTTTCAAACTTGGGTTTGGACGCCTTGCGGGCCGAGGAGGATTTGTTTTCGAGAAGGCCTCCTTCTATCCAGCGTTTGAGGGTGTCGATCTGGGCGCTTGCCAGCTTGTCTCCCTCGGGCGGCATCTTCTTTTCGGAAGTATGCTGGACCGATCCCATGAGCATGCATCCCACGTCGCCCGGTTCGACGATTTTTCCACCGGATCCACCCTTCATCGAGGCCGCATAGGTGGAGAGATCCAGTCCGCCCTTGGCTTTGTCCGGATTGTGGCAGTTCAGGCAGGACTGCTGGAAAATCGGGAAAACGTGGTCGTCGTAGGTCGTCTTTTCCTGAGCGGAGGACCAGGAGGCGAGGGCGGTGAGGATGACGAGGGAACGAGGCATTCAGGGAAATCGGACGGAGATTCCCGTGAATACGGATGGGCGGGGGGAGTGTTTACGAAAGAATTCTTTGACGGCTTGCCGGCACGCGAGTGGAACTCCTGTCGATCTGTCCGGCACGCGAGGGGGTTGAGAGCAGACGGGGTTGCCTGTTTGTCGTTGTCCTATGGTTTTTACCGTTGCAGCCGGGTCAGCCGGAGTCAGGCCCTCCGACGGGTCAGCGGGCGGGAGCTTCGGCAAAGGTCCGGGCCTGGTTCCGCTTCCCGACCTCTTCCGGCATCCAGGTCCAGGGATTCACGCCTTTCTGGGTGAAGACGGCGAGGCCGATGACGCCGACATTGCGGGTGTCGCCGTGGCGGAGATTCGCATAGGAGTTTGAAACGCTTGAAAACTTGAAAGCTGCGACCGTGCTGCCGCTGGTGCGGAATCCTTCGATTTCAAGCGTGCTTCCCGGATTCACGATATAGCCGCGTTTGGAAAACGAGGCGGTCTTGCCGTCCATCACGTCCAAACCGTCCACGCTGGCGACGATTTCGAGGGCGGATTTCGAGCGGTTGCGGACGACGATGGTGTAGGTGGAGTTGGGGATGCCTTCGACGATGCGGCGTGGGTTGGTTTCGTAACTTGCAAATAGCCAGCCATTATAGCCCTCGTTGTAGCTGTCGAGAAACCCGGTACGTCCTTTCACACCCCACTCCACAAGTTCCCCCGCCGCGGTTTGCATTCCTTTGACGCGATAGGTTTCAGAGGTCATCGCCTTGATGCCCTTGCTGTCGTTGTAGTAAATGGCACTGATCCCCGCGGGTTTTGACGAAGCGCGGACAAAGGACTGATTGCCAAGGACGGACGTTTTTTCATTCCCCCAACCCGTAGCGAGGCCGGGACGGGCCTCTTCCCGGATGGAATCGGATTCGCCCGCGTTCCGTTGTCGGGCGGCCGAGGGGATGTTAGGGGAGGAACATGAAAAGAGGCCGGCCAAGGCGATGATCCCGGCTAGGAGGCGGGTGGGGTTGTGTTTCATAGTGCTGGAAAAACAGCATTTGGGAATCGGGCTGTCAAATTTAAATGCATTAAAAACAGCATTTAAATTGCATATTTTCCAGCATCTGGAAGATTGGCCGCGTGAAACGATTGGAAGACGGGCAGATTTCGAGAAGGGAGCGGCAGGTGATGGACATCCTGTTCCGTCTGGGCAAGGCCACCGCCGAGGAGGTTATGAAGGAACTGCCGGACCCGCCGAGCTATTCGGCGGTGCGGGCGTTGCTGGTGACTCTGGAAGGGAAGGAGCTGGTGAAGCACTCCAAGGATTCCCGGCGTTACGTTTATGAACCGACAGTGCCGGAGAAGAAGGCCAAGCGCACGGCGCTCAAACAGCTCATCGCCACGTTTTTCGAAGGGAGCCCGGAAAAGCTCGTCGCGTCATTGCTGGATCCGCAGGACCAGAAACTGAGCGGCGAGGAGATCGACCGGATCAGAAAGCTGATCGATGGAAAGGAATGATCACCATCGGTTCCATCTCCCGGGCCACCGCTTCCGAGGCATTCCCTTTCCTGGCTGAGAAATTCCCGGGACGGAGGAACGCGATCAAGGACTTCACCCATCTGGCTCCGGATTTCGTTTTTTGGATTTATCCGGATGGAACGCTATACGATGCGAAGGATGCCCATCGCAAGAATGTGCCGAAGGGGTATGAACACATCCTCAAGGATGAGCCGGACTACGGCGGTTTTTTGCGGGGCCGCGTGGCTTCCAACTTCGGTGACCAGTTGATCGTGATCTATTGCCGGCCGGAAGCTCTGGCCACGGATCGGCTGAAGATGGAGCAGTTTCTCGACGGCATTTCACAACTGCCTGTTCCTCATGCGGCGGACGCGCTGGTGATCAGTGACAATGCCGACATCTACGGGCTTGTCGCGGACATCGAATCCCGACTGGAACAAATTGAATAAAACAGACCATCAACCCGTCATTCCCTGATCTGTAGATCATGATAGCGATTCTCAGCTTCTCCACCATTGCCGCGCTGTTGGTGTTTGCCACCGGTAGGCGGGATCAGGCACGGGATCCGAGGCTTACCGTGCTTGTGCTGGGATTGCTGGCGGTTTTTCCCGTGTTGTGGCTTTTGCTGCCGAAATACAGTGTTCCGTTGGAGGTATCCGCAGGTGGTGGTGAGGCGGGGTTCCCGTGGATGAAGCTGCTGTTCTCGCTGTGGGCGGGAGGGTTTTTGATCAAGTCGGTGCAACTGGTGGTCGCGGCGTGGGAGATTTCGCGGTGGCGGCGACGCTCGGTGCTCATCAGCCGGCAGGATGGAGTGGAGATCCGGCGGCTCGATGGCCTGCGCGGACCAGTGGCTGCGGGGGTGTTTCGTCCGGTGGTGTTCGTTCCGGAAGCTTGGGACGGGTGGTCGGATGATTGCCGACGGATGGTACTGGAACACGAAATGGCGCATCATACCCGGCGTGATCCGCTGTGGCGCTGGATTGCTGAAATCTCCTGTGCTGTCAATGGAGGGAATCCGCTCGTGGGCTGGATCGCCCGGAGGCTGACGATGCAATGCGAGGTGGCGTGCGATGCGGCGGTGTTGAAAAATGGTGTTCCTGCCAAGGATTACGCGCATCTTCTGTGTGATTTCGCGGAGAAGCGGGCATCGGGAAAGCTCGCGCTTTCGATGTCCACGTCCTCCTCATTGGAAGATCGGGTCCGACGGCTGATGATACCCCGCCGGCAACTCGGGGCGGCTGGCATTTTCACCCTGGTGGCACTTGCGGTGATCGTCGCGGGTGGCCTCGCAATTTTCACCGCCGCGCCTGAAGCATCCCCGGTGACTTCAGACGAGGTCGAACTGAGATGGTCGGCGAATCCTTTTCCGGGCGGAAACTGAACCAATCACGCGTGTCCTTCTTCCGCGTCCATGACGTCGAAGAAGGTCTGGATGTCGTCACGGTCGGCGAATCCGGCCTCGGCCTTGGATTTCTCGAAACCGGTTGTCGCCGGATCACGCCAACCGCGTTTGGTGAGGAATGCGTTCCAGACCTCGATCTGCTCGGCGCTGGGCTGTTGTCCGTGTTTGAAACACCAGTCCAATATCTCGTCGTCGCTGCCGCCCTCGAGCACGCGTCCGCTCAGCGCTTCAAAGTCCACTCCGAGGAACTTGCACAGGCGGTCATCGAAGGTGCGGTTGCCCGGGACGATTCCGACGTGGTAACCTTCCGGCAATTTCCCTTCGGCATTCAGCCGGATCTTGTCAATGACGCGGGCGAGAACGACGATGCCGCCGGTCTGGTGGCGGGGGCTGCGGATGGGGAAACTCATTGGGAAAATGGTTAAGTTTGCTGAATTGTGGACTGAAGGATAACCGGCCTCCCGATCTTCTGACAATCCTTATTCCATAGGGGAAAAGGCGGTGTGTTCGGGAATGATTGAATCGTTCGTTTGACATCGCTGTTTCATCCGCTTGAGTCGGCACCGCCCATGCGTGAAATGACCATTCCCGAGTCCGGATCCAAAAGGAAATTGCTTGATGCCGCCGAGCTGCTGTTTGCCGAAAAAGGATTCGAAGCCGTTTCCGTCCGCGACATCACCCAATACGCGAAAACGAACGTCGCCGCGGTGAATTACCATTTCGGCAGCCGCGACAATCTGGTGGCCCTTGTCATGATGCGCTACATGACGCCGGTCACCGAGGAGCGGATCGAGCGCCTTAACACGCTTGAGAAACAATGGGGGAAAAAAGCCATTCCATTGGAGGAGATCATCGACGCGCTGGTGCGCCCGCTTGTCGGACAGGTGAAGAAATCCGAACTCGCCGAACGTTTGTTTTACAAGCTGACGGGCCGGATCTGCGCGGAGCAGGGCAATGGCCTGCCGCTTCAGGTCGAGGAGCAATTCCGCCAGTCCGGTGAACGGTTCAGCAAGGCGTTTGCGAAAGCCCTGCCCACCGTGCCGATGGAGGAGCTCGCGTGGCGCATTCATTTTGTCATCGGCGGCATGATCCACATGCTGACGCATCAGGAAATCCTTTCGCGCGTGAGCGGAGGTGTCTCGGGGGCGCCGTCGATGGAGGTCACTCTCAGCCGCTTCATCCGTTTCGCCGCCGCGGGATTGCGCGAGGGGACCCAGAAAGCTGGGGTGACCAAGGGTGAACCGGCCGAACCGGTGGCGGAGTCTGTGCCGGAAATCGAGGAAGAGATCGAAGAGGAAGTCGACGACTCACAAGGGATGTTCAATTTTTGAGCGATGCCGGAGGGGGAGCTCCGGAGGGAGGGCTCCCGACCGCTACGCGTCGAACAGCGCGCGCAACTCCTTTTCGATCGCCACAGCCGCTTCAGCGACGGTGATTTCCCGACCAGCCTCGTCGGCCAGGCAACTCATGCTCACGCCATCGATTCCACAAGGGGTGATGGCGAAGAACGGCGGGAGGCTTTCCTTTGTGATGTTGATGGCGAAGCCGTGCATGCTGATCCATTTCCTGACTCCCACGCCGATGGAGGCGAGCTTGCGGTTTTCCACCCAGACTCCGGTCAATCCCTCGCGTCGTCCCGCATCGACTCCGAACCGGTGGCAAGCCCGGATGAGAGCGTCCTCCAGCTTGCGCAGGTGCTCGTGCAGGTCCTTGCCGCGCGAGGTGAGATCGAGAATGGGATAGCCGACGAGCTGTCCGGGGCCGTGGAAGGTGGCTTGGCCGCCGCGGTTGATTTCGTGGACGGGGTAGGGGAGCGAGTTCGGGTTCCGCAGAGATGATTGGTCGCGCAGGCGCCCGATGGTGTAAACGGGCTCGTGCTCCAGAAGGAAGATCGTGTCCCGGCCCGAGCCGTCGAGGATGGAGGCGACCTGGGTCTCCTGAAGGCGGAGGCCGTCTTCGTATCCGATGGGGGCGGGGAGGTGGATGATTTCTAACATGATCAGACGAGGCGGCGTTCGAGGAGTTTTGCTTTGAGCGGATCGGAAGCCTGCAGGTGGGCCATTCCAATGGCGAGGGCGTCCGCCGCGTCCGCTGGCGGGGTTTCGGAAAGACCGAGAATGGCGCGGACCATGAAGGCGACCTGTTTCTTATCGGCGTTGCCATTGCCGACCACGGCCATCTTCACCTTTTTCGGAGAATATTCGTAAACCTTGAGCCCGTGGTCGGCGGCGGCGATGAGGGCTGCGGCGCGCGCGGCTCCCATGGAGATGGCGGTCTGGTGGGATTGGACATAGATGATCCCCTCGACGGCGATCTCGTCCGGTTGGAACTTCGTGATGATGTTCACCAGATGAGTGCGGATCGCCGACAACGCGGCGGATTGGGCGATGGCTTTCGGGATGGAAATGACGTCGAAGGCGAGCACCGTCGGCTTGCGCGGATCCCCCTCAAGCACGGCGTAGCCGGTGTTGCGGACGGCGGGATCGATGGAGAGGATGCGCATGGGATATTGTTTGAGAAATCCGGGTCAGGCCAGGTCATCGAGTGTCCGGGTGATCCATTCCGGATTGCGACGCAGGTCTAAAACAGCGTTCACAAATATGGAATCTGCGGAAACGCTGTAGTAGATGCCATAGGGAAAACGCTTCGAAAGGAGGCGGTGGAAGCTTCCGAAATGTATCGCATGGATGCCCCCATACAATTGGAGCGAATCAATCTCTGAATAGAGCGTTTCCAAAAAGCAGTCTCCAAGTCCGCTTTCCCGGGATTCGTAGAAATGGAATCCGCTCCTCAGATCGGCAAGGGCGGAGGGCTGAATCGAAATCCTCACCGTAACTCGTCACGGAGTAGTTTTTTGGCCATTTCCCAATCGAGGTAGGTTTCCTCACCGGACGAAATCAGGCGGGTCCTCTCCGCAAGCACTTCGCCGTGCCAGTCCGGGGATGGGACATCATTCTCGCCGTTTGACAGATCATGCCAGAGATTTTCCATGAGCCTCAGTTTCTCCGAGGTGGTCATTCGTCCCAAATCCAAGGTCACTGCCATGCTTGATTCCTACCCGAACCAGGCTGAAAATCAACGTCTCTTTTTCCCACCGCCGCCGACCTTCTTGCGGCGGACTGGCTTGATCGGGGAATCGTCGAGCAGCGCGGTGTAGATGTAGTTGAAGTTTTCCAACTTCCGGCGCGGGATTTCCTTATCGATGAAAATTTCCACGGACTTC is from Luteolibacter yonseiensis and encodes:
- a CDS encoding phosphate ABC transporter substrate-binding protein — its product is MKNILISITAALVSVAGAQTISIKGSDTLGAKLVPQLAEAFKASGKSGINFEIAAEGSSTAFPALANGTAQIGMSSRKIKEDEATSARSKGMALQEIAVCHDMLAVIVNKNNPLSKVTKDQIAKIFTGQSSDWSEVGGTPGKISVYTRNTSSGTYKDWQSLAMGGRDYPSSSQKLAGNEQIVKEVSANKNGIGYVGLAYAKATGIKALPIDGIAPIAKNAKTYVYARECYLYTLEKPNAETQAFLEFIKSPAGQEIIRKVGFVANGDL
- a CDS encoding elongation factor P, whose product is MASTPIINLRKGHAVRHNNEVCLVIDHELKTPPRMASYVQMSIRSVATKKVFNLRMTSNDSIEGVILERTPHEYSYKDSSGYHFLDPNTYEDAVVYEDLIEGVKNYLIEGQLYNLMVADGIVVAVDLPLTMVMTVAESSEGVKGDSANNVYKPAVMETGLVVQVPLFINVGERINVKTEDNSYTGRANG
- a CDS encoding DUF5069 domain-containing protein, with product MTWNDQFLALFDRCLAKYQEGDTDFEKYYSCEEARFLASIGCKPREFFDFVEDFGSEGEPTISTALLVAAVRRDYFHTVQKGIPSDKELTRDDIPTFGEELEGMAYLPRILAKGRAKLHGELDPDLMFGCGGDRNFLKKHGDIHPADFLRHLWASGNEDNKIVHWIKEQQD
- a CDS encoding aldo/keto reductase, with amino-acid sequence MFDPARYDGRMPYRRCGDSGLLLPEISLGFWHNFGHVDDFEEARRIMRRAFDRGVTHFDLANNYGPPPGSAEENVGRILVEDFASHRDELVITTKAGHDMWSGPYGQAGSRKHLLASLDQSLKRLRQNYVDIFYSHCPDPNTRLEETMSALATAVHSGRALYVGLSKYPLKRLKKAVKILKDMGIRCLIYQPPYSILNRWPETEGILDYLLEEGIGCVVFSPLAQGMLTPKYVAGIPEGSRAARSEGFLQAEQVVAQQEKIRALGDLAAAHGTPLNHLAIQWSLRSPAVTSSIIGARTVAQLDDSLDALRSPMPDEGLLAAIDAIAPCVKKKHAED
- a CDS encoding WD40 repeat domain-containing protein, with product MPEHLLLEPPVITARPAAVHALACSPWAPLLAATGQRQVLLYHTDSLELAGILPFPEGDPVSLAFTPDGRYLIVGGGVPGKSGVTITFDITNGSRLLTAAKEFDSILAADIRPGFDIVATGGPSRLLKIWNTGTGELVKSIKKHTDWITALDLSSDGVLLASGDRNGGVFVWESESGNEFHSLRAHQAAISATAFRADSNILATASEDGTLRFWEMNGGSEVKKIDAHPGGVTAFAFARDGSSVSAGRDMKVKFWKPDFSHARDLVQNLPALPTAIALDFEGKQAFVGDALGNIQSFQTSDSKKLTEIKNNPSLIETRIQTIASTINNQEQKLTESEKDLAEKTAARDAARNTLSESENELKRLIEAHKTAQITASQTTSEEAGKLVNEASSKIQPAEQTIVQNRGNVEASEKLLTSSTTAYENIKTSINSLKLNQKRWSAATINTKALITRREAEETSLVADEDQNNYTQAAAAIAIQSDALNIKRSDRLELSEHLMRSTSPAITEELQATLAALDIRISIEQARLETLENDSLILRDKAEHTAPLTYRKNLESIALRNAYLKALE
- a CDS encoding BlaI/MecI/CopY family transcriptional regulator codes for the protein MKRLEDGQISRRERQVMDILFRLGKATAEEVMKELPDPPSYSAVRALLVTLEGKELVKHSKDSRRYVYEPTVPEKKAKRTALKQLIATFFEGSPEKLVASLLDPQDQKLSGEEIDRIRKLIDGKE
- a CDS encoding M56 family metallopeptidase codes for the protein MIAILSFSTIAALLVFATGRRDQARDPRLTVLVLGLLAVFPVLWLLLPKYSVPLEVSAGGGEAGFPWMKLLFSLWAGGFLIKSVQLVVAAWEISRWRRRSVLISRQDGVEIRRLDGLRGPVAAGVFRPVVFVPEAWDGWSDDCRRMVLEHEMAHHTRRDPLWRWIAEISCAVNGGNPLVGWIARRLTMQCEVACDAAVLKNGVPAKDYAHLLCDFAEKRASGKLALSMSTSSSLEDRVRRLMIPRRQLGAAGIFTLVALAVIVAGGLAIFTAAPEASPVTSDEVELRWSANPFPGGN
- a CDS encoding DUF5069 domain-containing protein: MSFPIRSPRHQTGGIVVLARVIDKIRLNAEGKLPEGYHVGIVPGNRTFDDRLCKFLGVDFEALSGRVLEGGSDDEILDWCFKHGQQPSAEQIEVWNAFLTKRGWRDPATTGFEKSKAEAGFADRDDIQTFFDVMDAEEGHA
- a CDS encoding TetR/AcrR family transcriptional regulator, which codes for MREMTIPESGSKRKLLDAAELLFAEKGFEAVSVRDITQYAKTNVAAVNYHFGSRDNLVALVMMRYMTPVTEERIERLNTLEKQWGKKAIPLEEIIDALVRPLVGQVKKSELAERLFYKLTGRICAEQGNGLPLQVEEQFRQSGERFSKAFAKALPTVPMEELAWRIHFVIGGMIHMLTHQEILSRVSGGVSGAPSMEVTLSRFIRFAAAGLREGTQKAGVTKGEPAEPVAESVPEIEEEIEEEVDDSQGMFNF
- the lipB gene encoding lipoyl(octanoyl) transferase LipB, whose protein sequence is MLEIIHLPAPIGYEDGLRLQETQVASILDGSGRDTIFLLEHEPVYTIGRLRDQSSLRNPNSLPYPVHEINRGGQATFHGPGQLVGYPILDLTSRGKDLHEHLRKLEDALIRACHRFGVDAGRREGLTGVWVENRKLASIGVGVRKWISMHGFAINITKESLPPFFAITPCGIDGVSMSCLADEAGREITVAEAAVAIEKELRALFDA
- the ruvC gene encoding crossover junction endodeoxyribonuclease RuvC yields the protein MRILSIDPAVRNTGYAVLEGDPRKPTVLAFDVISIPKAIAQSAALSAIRTHLVNIITKFQPDEIAVEGIIYVQSHQTAISMGAARAAALIAAADHGLKVYEYSPKKVKMAVVGNGNADKKQVAFMVRAILGLSETPPADAADALAIGMAHLQASDPLKAKLLERRLV
- a CDS encoding addiction module protein → MAVTLDLGRMTTSEKLRLMENLWHDLSNGENDVPSPDWHGEVLAERTRLISSGEETYLDWEMAKKLLRDELR